From the Ictalurus furcatus strain D&B chromosome 19, Billie_1.0, whole genome shotgun sequence genome, one window contains:
- the LOC128623056 gene encoding E3 ubiquitin-protein ligase UBR2-like, whose amino-acid sequence MENNPSLLVCVDTQWTSSAAVSHNRKSAFTYRCLDCLQTEVTCSLQCVLSPPMVIEHPLRCLVLCEQVHAGMWTRNETLSNQVNNYHNVKCGLEMFDKDLMMLQVGASMMDPNHFLMIVLSRFELFHIVSSADCRIRHNIENTDKDVVQQNSTLIEEMLHLIIMVVGECRPFWKQIKDLDRAFYLLCIFVIMHSQKGMCA is encoded by the exons ATGGAGAACAACCCATCACTCTTAGTATGTGTGGACACTCAGTGGACATCATCCGCTGCTGTGTCTCACAACAGAAAGTCAGCATTCACCTACCGGTGTCTAGATTGCCTGCAG ACAGAAGTGACTTGCAGTTTACAG TGTGTACTGAGCCCCCCAATGGTGATTGAGCACCCACTTCGCTGCCTGGTTCTCTGTGAACAGGTGCATGCTGGGATGTGGACAAGAAATGAAACATTATCCAATCAG gTCAACAACTACCACAATGTGAAGTGTGGGCTTGAGATGTTTGATAAGGACCTCATGATGCTCCAG GTGGGGGCTTCCATGATGGATCCCAACCACTTTCTGATGATTGTGCTCAGTCGTTTTGAGCTCTTTCATATCGTTAGTTCAGCCGACTGCAGGATAAGACACAACATCGAGAACACGGATAAG GATGTAGTCCAGCAGAACAGCACTTTAATAGAAGAGATGCTTCACCTCATTATAATGGTTGTGGGTGAGTGCAGACCGTTTTGGAAGCAAATTAAAGACTTGGATAGGGcgttttatttgttatgtatATTTGTAATAATGCACAGCCAGAAAGGTATGTGTGCCTAA